The stretch of DNA TCGAGCTGCTGGAAGGAGCAGGGCGGCTGCCGGCTGTGCTGGTGCACGTAGGTGATGTGCTGGGCcaggctggggggcagagaggcgTTGGGGGGCAGAGAGGCGTTGGGGGGCAGAGAGGCGTTGGGGGGCAGAGAGGCGTTGGGGGGCAGAGAGGCGTTGGGGGGCAGGTCCCGGAGCTGCCCCACGGCTCCCACACGAGCCCCATGGCCTCGTGCCTGGCCCCACAGCTCCCACCTTCcccagctcagccccacggctcccACGCAAGCCCCACGGCCTCGTGCCTGGCCCCACGGCTCCCATGCAAGCCCCATGGCCCCCACACGAGCCCCACGGCTCCCAGCTTCcccagctcagccccacggctcccACGCAAGCCCCATGGCCTCGtgcctggccccacagcccccagccccgctcaccgcAGGTCGTTATCGCGGTCGGGGCGGTCCTGGATGAGCCAGAGCAGGTCGAAGCGGGACAGGAGGGCGGCGGGCAGCTGGATGTTGTGCTCCAGGCTGCGCTTGGGGTTGTAGCGGCCGTAGGCGGGGTTGGCGGCGGCCAGGATGGCGCAGCGGGCGTTGAGGGTGGCCAGCACGCCCGCCTTGGCGATGGAGATGCTCTGCTGCTCCATCACCTCGTGGATGGCCGTGCGATCCGCCTCCAGCATCTTGTCGAACTCGTCGATGCAGCAGACGCCGCGGTCGGCCAGCACCAGCGCGCCGCCctccagcgccagctcccccgtCAGCGGGTCGCGCAGCACCGCCGCCGTCAGCCCCACGCCCGACGAGCCCCGGCCCGTCGTGTACTGGCCTGGCGGGGGCACAGGGGGGGCCGCGGTGGGGCCTCGCGCCGGGGATGGCGGCCAGAGGCCCCGGGGGGGCTGGTGAAGGGGGGGCCCGGTCCCTCCCAGCGCGGCGGAGGGTCCCGTACTCACTGCGGGGCGCCAGGCGGTCGATGTAGGACAGGAGCTGCGATTTGGCCACGCCGGGGTCCCCCATGAGGCAAATATTGATGTTTcctaggggaaaaagaaagggaaatggtGAACCCTCAGGGCAGAAACTGTCTCCTGTCATCAGGGACGGAGCTGTTCCATCCTCCCCCTCCGAATCCTTCGGCGGCAGCTGGTGATTCCCTCTCCTCGGCCTGATCCCGGATCCGAAACCTTCCCGGGAGACGCCCTCGGAGCCGCGTTTCCCCCGCGGAAaggccccgccggcgcggcctCACCTCGGATCTTCATGCCGTGGGGGCTCCGGTCCACGCcgcccaccagcagcagcagcagcgccttCTTCACGTCCTCGTGGCCGTAGATCTCGGGGGCGATGGAGGAAGCCAGCTTGTCGTAGAAGTCTTCCTCTGCGGAAGCAGCGGGGCAGGCCGTGAGAGCGGCCGGGCTTTTCCAGCCCGGCTGGACGCGTCTCGGGGCACCGAGGGCTCCATCGCACCTGTGATCTGCCGGAGCTCCTCCTCGGTGAGCTCCCCGGCGCCCGCCTCGTCCTCCTCGCTCTTGTTCATCTTCACGATGCGATGAGCCTCCAGGTAGGTCTCGGAGAGCAGCCCCTGGGGCCGGGAGGGCGAGGGTGGGCGGGGGGCAAGGCCGCTGtgtccccccgcccgccgccgcggccccccccgccgctcaCCTGGGCCATCTGGCGGAAGCCGCTCTTCAGCAGCGGGAGGAAGACGCCGGTGACGCTGACGTGGTCGCCGGGCTGCGCCAGGCGGGTGTTCTCGCCGTGCACGGCCACGCTGAGGGAGCGCGGGAGGTGCCCCACGGGCACCTGGTCGGTCTGCGGAGGGCGGCGGGTGAGCGCGAGGGGGGGGCCCAGGCCGCCGGGACTCGTCGTTCCCCGGACGCCGGGAGCCCGCCACCGTCATCCCGAGCCCAAACCACCCCCGCACCAGTACAAACTGGGAAAAAACCACCCCGAAATCCCAGTGCCCTCAAGCCTGCGGGGCCCACGTGCGATGCCGCCAGCCCCGTGCTGAGCTGAGCGCGCTGACAGCACCAGGGGAAGGATCGTCCCCCTCTATCCCGCACCAGGGGAAGGATCGTCCCCCTCTATCCTGCGCTGGGGGAAGCCCAGCTGGAAACTGGGACCAGTTTGGGGTTCCCCAGTGCAGGAGcacagagctgtggggcaggagcagggggaagcagaaaagagagtaaaaggaggaaggaaagcagcTGCGTCGTCCTCAAAGAGCAACGGGGACGAGGCCCAGGAAGGACGGGACCCTCTGGCCTCCGCTGGGTGCCAAACCCCAAACCGCGGCCGCGAGGAAGACGCCGAATTCCCTCCCGGCTCCGCGATCCCGGTTTGAGGCCCCCCGAAAGCCCCGGAGCCGCCCGGCGCTCACGTGCTCCTGCATCTTCAGCTCCTGGAACTTGACGAACTTGGAGCCGCGGCTCTGCAGGTAGAGGCGGCCGCCGGAGCGGTTCGTCTGGCACTCCCGGCTCGGGCACATGATGAGCGGCATGAAGGTGGGCGACTGGATCTGCGGCAGCGGCAGGGCTCAGCCGGGGCCcgtcccgcccgccccggcgcccgcgggagcccccgtgtcccccccccggggctcacCGGCTGGTAGGTCTCGGCTCCGCACTGGTCGCAGCTGTAGGTGGCCACCACCATCATGGGTTTGACCTCGGTGACGCGGGTGACGATGCCGCGGACGGTCACCAGCTTCCCGATGGAGTCGGCCTTGACGTCGCGGATCACCCGGGCCTTGGCCGTCGACGGGGCCTTGAAGTAGAGCTCGCTGGGGCGGGAGGGACGGGGACGCGGGTTAGAGGGGGAcgcgggggcaggaggggacatgGAGAAGACGGAGACGGGGGGCTAAAGAGGAACGTAGGTGACAAAACGGGGGTTTAAGGGAGAAGAAAAACCTGCCAGGAGGGAtcagaaaagcagatgaaaacagtgaattaaaaacaatgcagaaaagaGACGAAAACAGGGAATTAAAAGGAAAACGGGTGCAAAGATTAGAGAAGAAACGCAGGATGGATGTGAGTCGAAGAACGGGGGTAGGGACACGGCTTCGTGAGGAcgtttggggacagggacaggagtTGGGGGACACTGGAGCGGTGGCTgcgtcccctgtccccccccggcACTCACAAGCGGCGCAGCAGCTCGGGCGGATACTGGTTCTGGGGGTCGCGGGTGTCGCCGGCGTCGCGGCCCcgctgctccagcagcagccggTGCTCGATGTAGACGTCCAGCACGTCCTTGCGGGTGAcctgggggggcagcggggacagGGGGTGTCAGGAGGGGACGGCGGGGCGTCCCCGcgacccccctggacccccccagcacctcgCGCTCCTTGTACTGGGGCAGCAGCTCGTGGACGGCGTCGGCGAAGAGGCGGCTGTAGCGCTTGGCGTTCTCGCAAACGGCCTCCGCCAGCTCGGGCTCGTCCTCGGCCACGTCGTCCAGGGCCACGTACAGGGCCACCTGCTCGCGGTGCGCCAGCGCGGCCTGCGGGGACAgcgcgggggggctggggggggcaacGAGGGGctcccggccggcgcggggctcctGAGGGTGATGGGGGGGGGCCCGGTCCAGCCCAGGGGCTCTTTTAGGGGACGAGGGACCCCGATCTGGCACATAGGTGTCACTGGTGGTTCTTCTAGGGGACGAAGGACCCCGATGCGGCACGTGGGCGTCACCGGTGGCTCTTTTAGGGGGACAAGGGACCCCAACCCAGCCCGTGGCGTCACCAGTGGCTCTTTTACGGGGACAAGGGACCCCGATGTGGCACGTGGGTCCCACGGTGACACTGCCAGCGGGGTGGGGACGAGGAGAGGCCCCGATCcagcccgggggcgtcaccggtGGCTCTTTTAGGGGACGAGGGACCCCGATCCAGCCCGGGGGCATCACCGGGGGCTCTTTTAGGGGACAAGGGACCCCGATCcggcccgggggcgtcaccgggGGCTCTTTTAGGGGACAAGGGACCCCCATCcagcccgggggcgtcaccgggGGCTCTTTTAGGGGACGAGGGACCCCGATGTGGCACGTGGGTCCCACGGTGATGCTGCCAGCGGGGTGGGGACAAGGGGGGGCCCCGATCCAGCCTGGGGGCGTCACCGGGGGCTCCATGAGGGGACAGGGAGGGACCGCGAGGGACCggacccccctcccccgcccggcaCGGGGGTGGCACcggcggcccggggccgccccgcctcTCACCAGCTGGTCCCGGTACGGGAACTCCTTGCCCTGGTCGCCATCGCGGTAAAACTCCTGCAGGAAGCGCTTCACCTTATCTGGGGGGGCGAAGGGCGCGTCAGGCCCGGTGCCCCCGGCCCGGTTCTCCCCCGGTTCCCCGGTCCCCCCCGGCCCGGTTCCCCCTGTTCCCCGCCCCCCACGGCCCCGTTCTGccccgccgggagcccccgcccccctccccggtaAACAAAGCCGCACGTGGCCGCCCGCCCCCGGAAgtgccccgcgccccccggctcCGCTTCCGGGGCGGCGCCGTCCCGCCGGGACCAATGggagcgcggcgccggcccccgcgcgcgcGCACCCTTCTCGGCAGCGTAGTCGCGCGGCGCCATGGCGGGGCCGGCTACGGGGGCCGGCGGGGGTCAGGCTGGCTCCGGCTCCGCTGCCCGGTACGGGTGCCCGCGGGGGATCAGTCCCAGTCAGTCGCGCTCCGGTTCCGTGGTCCGCTACGGGTCGCTGCGGGGGTCAATCTGGTTGCGGGTCCGCAGCCCGGTACGGGTGCCCGTGAGGGCCAGTCCCCGTCAGTTTCGCTTCGGTCCCGCGGCGGGGTACGGGCGCCCGCGGGGGTCAATCCCGGTGCTGCCGCCGCTccggctcctgccgccgccgcaaCCAAAAGTGGCGCGAAATGCCGCCTCacgtgacagccatgggccaatCCGGAGGTGGCCCCGCCCCCGAGCCGCCGCCCAatcgcggcggcccggcggcggccgcgcccctTTCGACCGTGTCACGTGACTCTGCCCTCTTTTTCCCCCGCGCGGCCGGACGGGACCCAGGTACGGGGGGACCCGTGGGggccttggccccgccccctcttaaaggggccgcggcgcaggatggggggcggggggggcatgGCCTTGGGGGGTCGGGGGGGTAAAGCCGGGGGGGGGAACAAGGGGTCTGGGGTTGTGGGGcttggggggctgctggggcctgGGGGAAGGTGCATGGGGGCATCGGGGGGTGCTGGGCcatggggggcacttggggggctgggggtgcagggccttggggggctgctgggggctgagggaGGCACTTGGGGGGgctggggtccccgggggggcagatggggggggCTGAGAGGTGCAGGGTTCCCAGCAGGGGGGAGCTGCTCTCTGGGGCAGAGCCTcaggggggggctgggggggtgcaggaCCTGGgggtgggagctggggggggggggcaaacaatGGCTCTGGGGGCTGCAGGACTTGGGGGGCCCAGGGGGCTTCCGAGGGTGCAGAGCACCCGGAGAGGGGGGGGTCCCACCACAGccaccccctctgcccccctccaGGCCGGCGATGCTCTCCCAGATCTTCATCCTCTCCTCCAAGGGCGACCGCCTCATCCACAAGGACTGTATCCttctcctgggggggggggtcccagcagcAGGGGGGGAtcccggcaccgggggggggggtcctggcagCGGGggggctcccagcagcaggggagTGTCCTGGCAGcggggggggtcccagcagcGGGGGgggcccttcccctgctccccgcTTCTCCTTGACACCGCCCGGTCCGCGGCGAGGCCGGCGGCACCAGCCCAGACCTCGCCGACACCTTCTACAGGAAGATCACGGCCCTGCCGGGCGACCAAGCCCCCGTCTTCATGGtaagggctgggggggctgccggggggggcaggAAATGGGGGGGTCCATCCCCCCCCGCCAGGGTGACAGCTCCGCTCCCGGCCCAGGCGCACGAGGGCCGGCACTTCGTCCACGTGCGGCACGCGGGGCTCTACTTCGTGGCCACCACCACCGCGCCGGACGCGTCGCCCTTCACCCTCGTGGAGTTCCTCAACAGGTACCGGGCggaggggacgcggggacactgggaggggacgtggggacattgcGGGGACATACTGGGACCCGCTGATGGTCTCTGGGCGCTGGCACAGGCTGGTGACGCTGCTGCGCGACTACTGCGGGGCCCTCAGCGAGAAGAACGTCAGCCTCAACTTCGCCCTCATCTACGAGCTCCTGGATGAGAtgctggtgggggggggacacgggggacacccTGGGGTGGTGGCGGTGACCCGTGGGGACACCTTGGTGGGTGTCCTGGGTGGTGGGGACACCTTAGGGGAGTTGGAGACACCCTGGGGTGGTGAAGGTGGCTCTGAGGGTCACCTTGGGGgagctggggacaccctggggtggTGGAGGTgacccttggggacaccctggggggTGGCCTGGATGGTGGGGACACCTTGGGGgagctggggacaccctggggtgATGGCTGCCCCCttgggggggccatggggacacTTTGGGGACTGCTTGGGAGACCAGTGTCACCCCAGAGGgagctggggacaccctggggtggTGGTGGccccctggggacactggggccaACTCGGGGGGGAGCTGGGGACACGGTGGGGGAAGCTGAGCGGGactcccctggggctggggacggCTCTGGGGGTCACAGGGCCACCGCAGCGGGGTGGGGACATCATGGCGTGGTGGGGACATCGCAGCGTGGTGGGGACACCCGTGGGGCGCCGGGGACatcccaggggtgctggggacacccagggccacccttgttgggggggggtcaCTCGGGAACATCTCCAGGGTGCTGGGGACAACCCGAGGGGGCCGAGGAcacccgggggtgggggggatggacCTGGGGACACCCAGGGTGGGGACAGGGGACATCGCTGGGGTCCCGTGCCCCCCCCAGGACTACGGCTACATCCAGACCACGGCGCCCGAGGTGCTGCGCAACTTCATGCACACGGAGCCCGTGGCCACCAAACCCTTCAGCCTGCTCGACCTGGGCTCCATCGGGCTGGTGaggcccccccccgccacccatgggtgcccccgcaCCTGGctccggtgggggggggggcagccgagccccccccccccttgtcattgtcaccctcctcttcctcgctgtTGCAGTTCGGCGCCGAGACGCAGCAGAGCAAGGTGGCCCCCAGCTCAGCCGCCAGCCGCCCCGTGCTGCCGCCCCGGGGGGAGCAGGTGgggcccccccctgccccgctgTCACCTcgcccgtgtccccgtgtcccccccccggtgctgACCCCCCCTCTCCATCCGCAGGGCGCCAAGAACGAGGTTTTCCTGGACGTGGTGGAGAGGCTGACGGTTGTCATCGCCGCCAACGTGAGCGGGGGGGGCCACTgtgccctgtgtcccccccccgatAGCTTGGGGGGAGTCCTGTGTCCCCAAAacgccccgtgtccccccccggaTACCTCGGCTCGGGGGGGTTCCTGTGTCCCCAAAgtgccctgtgtccccccatgtccccccccaggtcccccagcTCAGCCTGGGGGTGTCCCTTGTCCCCAAAGCACCCTGCatccccccatgccccccccccggggtcttgcctctgccctgcaccccccaaatccccccctgcccccccaggacccctgcgcccccccccagctcacccttgtcccccccccggccagggGACCCCCATGAAGGTGGACGTCCAGGGGGAAATCCGCCTCAAGTGCTACCTGCCCAGCTGCTGCGGTAAGCGGGAgggggggacgtgggggctgtgtgcccccccccggggggggtgacacccccacgtcccccccgggggggggtgaCACCGCCGCGTCCCCGCAGAGATGCGCATTGGGCTGACAGAGGAGTTCTGCGTGGGCAAGTCGGAGCTGCGAggtgcggccccccccccccaaaaaaaacccctccataccccccccaacaccctcctctgcccccccccgccaaaagaCCCCCCCAAGACCCTCCGCGGCCCCCCCAGGCTACGGCGCGGCCGTCCGGGTGGACGAATGCGCCTTCCACGGCGCCGTCAAGCTGGACGAGTTCGAGAGCGGCCGGATGCTCAAGGTGACGCCGGGCCAGGGCGAggtgaggccgggggggggggtcccgggggggggccaCGCTGCGGGGGGGCACCGGCGtggccccccctcacccccccggCCCAGCTCACGCTCATGCAGTACCAGCTGGCGGACGACATCCCCTCGCCGctgcccttccgcctcttccccACCGTCGACCGGGACCCCGCGGGCAggtgggggcggccgccgcggggaggggggggcggttttggggacgggggggggggaattttggggatggggggggttggggaccgGTTTTGGGGACTGCGGGGGGCTTTGGGGACCGGAGGGGGGgttggggatggggacagcggttttgggggacgggggggcagttttggggACTGGTTTTGGGGACGGAGGGGTGGTTTTGGGGACAGGGGGGTTTGGGGaccggggggggttggggatgGCAGTGTTGGGGACTGGGGGGGCagttttggggatgggggggggtttggggacaGGTACAGTGGttttggggatggggggcagTTTTGGGGACAGGGTGGTTTTGGGGACTGGGGGGGCagttttggggatgggggggttttggggacaGGTACAGTGGTTTTGGGGacgggggggttttggggacaGGTACAGTGGTTTTGGGGATGGGGGGCGGTTTTGGGGACTTGGGGGGTAGTTTTGGGGAGAGGAATGGCAGTTTCAGGGATggggggggcagttttggggACCGGGGGGGTTCGGGGATGGGGACGGCAGTTTTGGGGACCGGGGGGCGATTTGGGGGACTGAGGGGGGGgttggggatggggacagcggtTTTGGGGACAGGGACGGAGGTTTCGGGGATGGGGGGGCAGTTTCGGGGaccgggggggggttggggactgGGGGGCTGGTTTCAGTGCcgggggggcagttttggggactggggggggggttgggggcaccgTCCTcagccctgacccccccccgcgtccccgcaggCTGCGGCTGTACCTGAAGCTCCGCTGCGACCTGCCCCCCAAGAGGTGGGTGGCCGTGGGGGGGgccacggggctggggggggccacgggggggcCAGCGCGGCCCCTCACCGCTCTCCCCTTCCAGCCAGGCCCTCAACGTCCGCGTGCAGCTGCCGGTGCCCAAGGGAACGAGCAGGTGGGTGCCGCCGCcatgggggggtccgggggggttcgggggggcctgggggggctgcTCGCCCCCCCACAGCCTctcaccccccccgccccccccagcctggcGCAGGAGCTGAGCAGCCCC from Dromaius novaehollandiae isolate bDroNov1 chromosome 32, bDroNov1.hap1, whole genome shotgun sequence encodes:
- the MCM7 gene encoding DNA replication licensing factor MCM7: MAPRDYAAEKDKVKRFLQEFYRDGDQGKEFPYRDQLAALAHREQVALYVALDDVAEDEPELAEAVCENAKRYSRLFADAVHELLPQYKEREVTRKDVLDVYIEHRLLLEQRGRDAGDTRDPQNQYPPELLRRFELYFKAPSTAKARVIRDVKADSIGKLVTVRGIVTRVTEVKPMMVVATYSCDQCGAETYQPIQSPTFMPLIMCPSRECQTNRSGGRLYLQSRGSKFVKFQELKMQEHTDQVPVGHLPRSLSVAVHGENTRLAQPGDHVSVTGVFLPLLKSGFRQMAQGLLSETYLEAHRIVKMNKSEEDEAGAGELTEEELRQITEEDFYDKLASSIAPEIYGHEDVKKALLLLLVGGVDRSPHGMKIRGNINICLMGDPGVAKSQLLSYIDRLAPRSQYTTGRGSSGVGLTAAVLRDPLTGELALEGGALVLADRGVCCIDEFDKMLEADRTAIHEVMEQQSISIAKAGVLATLNARCAILAAANPAYGRYNPKRSLEHNIQLPAALLSRFDLLWLIQDRPDRDNDLRLAQHITYVHQHSRQPPCSFQQLDMKLMRRYIATCKRKQPAVPEALADYITAAYVEMRKEAWASQDTTYTSARTLLGVLRLATALARLRLVDVVEKEDVNEAIRLMEMSKDSLLGDKGQHSRAQRPADAIFAAVRELAGGQGRAVRYAEALQRCLAKGFTAAQVAAALAEYEELNVLQVNPARTRITFV
- the AP4M1 gene encoding AP-4 complex subunit mu-1 isoform X1; the encoded protein is MLSQIFILSSKGDRLIHKDFRGEAGGTSPDLADTFYRKITALPGDQAPVFMAHEGRHFVHVRHAGLYFVATTTAPDASPFTLVEFLNRLVTLLRDYCGALSEKNVSLNFALIYELLDEMLDYGYIQTTAPEVLRNFMHTEPVATKPFSLLDLGSIGLFGAETQQSKVAPSSAASRPVLPPRGEQGAKNEVFLDVVERLTVVIAANGTPMKVDVQGEIRLKCYLPSCCEMRIGLTEEFCVGKSELRGYGAAVRVDECAFHGAVKLDEFESGRMLKVTPGQGELTLMQYQLADDIPSPLPFRLFPTVDRDPAGRLRLYLKLRCDLPPKSQALNVRVQLPVPKGTSSLAQELSSPEQTAELQPGTKCIRWDIPRCQGGSQLAALFKLEVAGPSGAPLLELGPANLAFELPAHTCSGLRVRCVRLAGPPPAAGGPPHRWVRYVTHSDSYVVRL
- the AP4M1 gene encoding AP-4 complex subunit mu-1 isoform X2 produces the protein MLSQIFILSSKGDRLIHKDFRGEAGGTSPDLADTFYRKITALPGDQAPVFMAHEGRHFVHVRHAGLYFVATTTAPDASPFTLVEFLNRLVTLLRDYCGALSEKNVSLNFALIYELLDEMLDYGYIQTTAPEVLRNFMHTEPVATKPFSLLDLGSIGLFGAETQQSKVAPSSAASRPVLPPRGEQGAKNEVFLDVVERLTVVIAANGTPMKVDVQGEIRLKCYLPSCCEMRIGLTEEFCVGKSELRGYGAAVRVDECAFHGAVKLDEFESGRMLKVTPGQGEYQLADDIPSPLPFRLFPTVDRDPAGRLRLYLKLRCDLPPKSQALNVRVQLPVPKGTSSLAQELSSPEQTAELQPGTKCIRWDIPRCQGGSQLAALFKLEVAGPSGAPLLELGPANLAFELPAHTCSGLRVRCVRLAGPPPAAGGPPHRWVRYVTHSDSYVVRL
- the AP4M1 gene encoding AP-4 complex subunit mu-1 isoform X3, encoding MLSQIFILSSKGDRLIHKDFRGEAGGTSPDLADTFYRKITALPGDQAPVFMAHEGRHFVHVRHAGLYFVATTTAPDASPFTLVEFLNRLVTLLRDYCGALSEKNVSLNFALIYELLDEMLDYGYIQTTAPEVLRNFMHTEPVATKPFSLLDLGSIGLFGAETQQSKVAPSSAASRPVLPPRGEQGAKNEVFLDVVERLTVVIAANGTPMKVDVQGEIRLKCYLPSCCEMRIGLTEEFCVGKSELRGYGAAVRVDECAFHGAVKLDEFESGRMLKVTPGQGELADDIPSPLPFRLFPTVDRDPAGRLRLYLKLRCDLPPKSQALNVRVQLPVPKGTSSLAQELSSPEQTAELQPGTKCIRWDIPRCQGGSQLAALFKLEVAGPSGAPLLELGPANLAFELPAHTCSGLRVRCVRLAGPPPAAGGPPHRWVRYVTHSDSYVVRL